The following are encoded in a window of Castanea sativa cultivar Marrone di Chiusa Pesio chromosome 9, ASM4071231v1 genomic DNA:
- the LOC142611193 gene encoding NAC domain-containing protein 87-like: MEEAIVVNKGEELIDLPPGFRFHPTDEEIITCYLTEKVVNSNFSASAIGEADLNKCEPWDLPKKAKMGEKEWYFFCQRDRKYPTGMRTNRATESGYWKATGKDKEIYKGKGCLVGMKKTLVFYKGRAPKGEKTNWVMHEYRLEGKFSYYNLPKTAKDEWVVCRIFHKSNSGIKKSSTPDGLLRMNSFGDDLLDISSLPPLMDPPFSDTNKPGYGDNNNFSFKGSSSYFPNDQQQQQQQHLKQQDQKLFQMPTNNYTSNNSYHNPIPNQGLYPQTQVPNQYPFNFPANPIQSGYLHQGRSTGTSSSIPSSNYGFGVNEQGILERQCKLEQFSSNQSMSMVSHSQDTGLSTADMNAEISSLVSKQQDNRSYDDLIEGPSLGPIADFDRFNWDY; this comes from the exons ATGGAAGAAGCAATCGTGGTTAACAAAGGAGAGGAGCTCATCGATTTGCCTCCGGGCTTTCGATTTCATCCCACGGATGAGGAGATTATAACTTGTTATCTTACCGAGAAGGTGGTGAATAGCAATTTCAGTGCAAGTGCTATTGGTGAAGCTGATCTCAATAAGTGTGAGCCATGGGACTTGCCAA AGAAAGCGAAGATGGGAGAGAAAGAGTGGTACTTCTTTTGCCAGAGGGATAGGAAATATCCAACAGGGATGCGAACGAATCGAGCAACTGAATCTGGATATTGGAAAGCCACAGGAAAGGATAAAGAGATATACAAAGGAAAAGGCTGCCTTGTTGGGATGAAGAAGACCCTTGTGTTCTACAAAGGGAGAGCTCCAAAAGGAGAGAAAACAAACTGGGTCATGCACGAGTACAGACTTGAAGGCAAATTCTCATACTACAACCTTCCCAAGACTGCAAAG GATGAATGGGTtgtctgcagaattttccacaAGAGCAATAGTGGGATCAAAAAGTCCTCAACCCCAGATGGGCTATTGAGGATGAACTCTTTTGGGGATGATCTGTTGGATATTTCTTCACTCCCACCTCTCATGGATCCTCCATTTTCAGACACCAACAAGCCTGGCTATGGTGACAATAACAACTTCTCATTCAAAGGATCCTCCTCTTACTTCCCAAATGaccagcagcaacaacaacagcagcatCTAAAGCAACAAGACCAGAAGTTGTTTCAAATGCCCACAAATAATTACACCTCCAACAATTCCTACCATAACCCAATTCCGAACCAGGGTTTATATCCTCAAACTCAGGTTCCAAATCAATATCCTTTCAACTTTCCagccaatccaatccaatctgGCTATTTGCACCAAGGTAGGAGTACTGGTACTAGTTCATCAATCCCAAGCAGCAACTATGGATTTGGAGTCAACGAACAAGGTATTTTAGAGAGGCAGTGCAAGCTGGAGCAGTTCTCATCAAATCAATCCATGTCTATGGTGAGCCACTCACAAGATACAGGACTTAGCACTGCAGACATGAATGCTGAGATTTCGTCTTTGGTTTCAAAGCAACAAGATAACAGATCTTATGATGATCTTATTGAGGGTCCATCACTTGGTCCCATTGCAGATT
- the LOC142609332 gene encoding ricin B-like lectin EULS3 codes for MEFPFGHHSHSHSHHHKQRDDDDDDDNYEEKREDNYNYPPPGRNTIPAFDDQPPPPPPPRPHSYYQEDELPPPPRPHSYYQEDELPPPPPTHLSHTYHAPPPPQEYGYSAYPSESAPPPPIYSSSTHVEHVAYDVNPSEVEAETHHSHRPHLPSFLHHQTPQNPTSDLYNKPTYKIFSKAEPNFSLTNRDGHVILAPSDPSDEFQHWYKDEKYSTRVKDEEGFPCFALVNKATGQAIKHSIGASHPVQLIPYNADVLDESILWTQGKDLGDGFRTVRMVNNIRLNVDAFHGDKKSGGVHDGTTIVLWEWNKGDNQRWKIVPY; via the exons ATGGAGTTCCCATTTGGTCATCACTCCCACTCTCACTCCCATCACCACAAACAGAgagatgacgatgatgatgatgataactatgaagaaaaaagagaagataacTACAATTACCCACCTCCTGGAAGAAACACCATACCTGCCTTCGATgaccaaccaccaccacctccgCCACCGCGACCACACTCTTATTACCAAGAAGATGAACTTCCACCACCACCTCGACCACACTCCTATTACCAAGAAGATGAATtgccacctccaccaccaactCACCTTTCCCACACCTACCACGCGCCACCACCTCCCCAAGAGTATGGCTACTCTGCTTATCCATCAGAATCAGCACCACCACCTCCAATTTATTCCTCTTCTACTCATGTCGAACATGTTGCTTATGATGTGAATCCCTCTGAAGTTGAAGCTGAAACCCACCATTCCCATCGTCCACATTTACCTTCCTTCCTTCACCATCAAACCCCACAAAATCCCACCTCTGATCTTTACAACAAACCCACTTACAAGATCTTCTCTAAGGCTGAACCCAATTTCTCACTCACAAACAGAGATGGCCATGTCATTCTTGCCCCATCTGATCCATCCGATGAAttccag CACTGGTACAAAGATGAAAAGTACAGCACAAGAGTGAAGGATGAAGAGGGGTTTCCCTGCTTTGCTTTGGTTAACAAGGCCACTGGTCAGGCTATTAAGCACTCTATTGGAGCTTCTCATCCT GTGCAACTGATACCTTATAATGCTGATGTTCTTGATGAGTCTATCCTGTGGACTCAGGGCAAGGACTTGGGTGATGGTTTCAGAACTGTAAGAATGGTGAATAACATTCGTCTTAATGTGGATGCATTTCATGGAGATAAGAAATCTGGAGGCGTGCATGATGGTACCACTATAGTACTGTGGGAATGGAACAAAGGGGATAACCAGCGATGGAAGATCGTCCCctact GA
- the LOC142609020 gene encoding uncharacterized protein LOC142609020: MSLKEFEHSGVHDLFKAMSKFIAASRQATEMDRTRILLEKRIEEIKNDCRMWAEVANKAKDEAEEFKALVGELKSDTARKDERLELLQKENDELNLLLKKAKDEAVEEFKASKEFTDLMDTNYAAGFEDFRMDAMDNFPEVDFSTIKLNLVAATITLSHKHLVIIGSNLVGWLQDAEK; the protein is encoded by the exons atgtccttgaaagagttcGAGCACTCTggcgtccacgatctcttcaag GCAATGTccaagttcatagctgcgtccaggcaggccacagagatggacaggacgaggatccttctGGAGAAAAGGATAGAAGAGATCAAAAACGACTGTAGGATGTGGGCagaggtggcgaacaaggccaaggacgaggctgaggagttcaaggctttggtgggggagctgaagtcCGACACTGCCAGGAAGGACGAGCGTCTTgaacttcttcaaaaggagaacGACGAGCTGAATCTACTTCTgaagaaagctaaagacgaggcaGTGGAGGAATTCAAAGCGTCCAAAGAATTCACTGACCTGATGGATACAAACTACGCAGCAGGGTTTGAGGACTTTAGAATGGACGCTATGGACAACtttcctgaagttgactttagcaccattaaactcaaccttgtTGCTGCTACAA TCACTCTGTCCCACAAGCATTTGGTTATTATAGGGAGCAATCTCGTGGGGTGGCTCCAAGATGCTGAAAAATGA